The Xyrauchen texanus isolate HMW12.3.18 chromosome 17, RBS_HiC_50CHRs, whole genome shotgun sequence DNA window ctgctgctccccgcccccttttcaggaagagggctgtgcctttacagctcgtgcttcggttactacagcaacaacaaatcagaaccaacatgactgacagcgtaaataccggagttcaggcagggctggacagatggataaatagacagacagacagataaatagatatcTGCCATTTGGTGAAATAAAATATACATGCTGTGGTTTCACGACGTCCTCCTTACCTCTGTCGAAGGCGACAgacataaagatagatagatagacagacagacagacagataaatacataTATAGACACATAGATACAACAGACAGAGGAATACCATGGAAATGTTGCCATTTGGTGAAATAAAATATACACGATGTGGTTTCACGACGTCCTCCTTGCCTCTGTCGAAGGCGTAGCTCATGTATATTAATTATGTAATCTAGACGTTGCTTGTTCACCTTCGCTAAACTTTCCAGCTGAACCTAATTCATATTTATAAGGTAAGCCTTCGCCAAATTTGATTTGTTAACAGACTTGTCTACATATGCATTTCTGCAAATCAGGTGGACAAACGTCACGCTatgtaattaatattcattagcCAAGACTTTCACACGCATGCGTACTGTGCACCAGCTTCAAAACAATGGCGGTAGACGGTTTGTCCATAACAGAGCAGTGGATCAGAGATAAACTAAACCTTCAACACAGTTGTTTAGGTAagcatattatataattatatagtcTGATTAAAAGATACATCATCTTTATTTTGAACTCGCATGTAGTTGGTTTAGTCGTTTTTAAATTCAATTACAATGGCCACAATAATACAACTATAGAGTGTCATGTTGTTACGCAGTACCTTTTGAACTCTgtatctaaaataataataataatatgattgttttgttatttaaggTTGTAGGCTATTTCTATTAAAGTGTATATCTGACTTTCAGAAATATGATCAGGTTAGGCTCAGGCACTTACATTTGATTAATCAAAACTTGTttgatttatacaaaataaaaataaagttaaagttAGTCATTGTTTAGTGAGGGATTGTACGATGGCGTTTTGGTTCCATGGGAAAAAAACAACTAATATAtagagaataaagtcataatattttgagattaaagtaaaaatttcaaaaataaagtcgtagcattacgAGATTAGTAATATTTCgagtagaaataaaaaaatttcgAGTATGAAGTCATATCattttgagaataaactcataatattttgagaataaagtaattgcattacgaGATTAGTAACATTCTGAGAATAAAGTTAAAATTtcaagaataaagtcgtagcattttgagattaaagtcatagcattacgagaataaagtcaaaattccGAGAATAAATTCGCCGCATTACGAGATtagtaacatttataaaataaagtcaaaattttgagaataaagtcgttgcaTTACGAGATTAGTAACATTTCGAGAATAAAGAAaaaatgttgaaaataaattCGCAgcattacgagaataaagtcaaaatttcgAGAATAAAATCGTTGCATTATGAGATTAGTAACATTTCGAGAATAAAGGCGCAGCATTATGAGAATTGTCaaaattttgagaataaagtcatagcattgTGAGAATAAAGTTAAAATTTCAAGAATAAAGTCACAGTATTACGAGATTAGTAACATTTATAGAATAAAGTTAAAATTTCGAAAATAAATTCGCAGCATTATGAGATTAGtaacatttagagaataaagaaAAAATGTCGAGAATAAAGTCGCAGCATTACGAGTATAGTAAAAatttcgagaataaagtaaaaatttcgagaataaagtcgaagCATTACGAGATTAGtaacatttagaaaataaagtacaaattttgagaataaagtagtaatatttagagaataatgTCAAAATTTCAAGACTAAAATCGTaaacattttgagattaaagtcaaAATATCGAGAATAAAATCGTTGCATTATGAGATTAGTAACATTTCGAGGATAAAGAACATTTCGAGAATAAaattgtagcattatgagattagttacatttcgagaataaataaaacatttcgaGAATAAAATTGTAGCATTATGAGAATAGTCAAAATTTTGAGAATAAAATCGTTGCATTATGAGATTAGTAACATTTCGAGGATAAAATCGTTGTATTATGAGATTAGTAACATTTCGAGGATAAAATCGTTGCATTATGAGATTAGTAACATTTCGAGGATAAAATCGTTGTATTATGAGATTAGTAACATTTCGAGAATAAAatcgtagcattatgagattagtaACATTTCAAGAATAGTCCaaatttagagaataaagtcacAGCATTATGAGATTAGTAACATTTCGAGAATAAAATTGTAGCATTATGAGAATAGTCCaaatttagagaataaagtcaaaatgtaTAGAATAAAGTAACAGCATTATGAGATTAGTAACATTTCGAGGATAAAATCGTTGCATTATGAGATTAGTAACATTTCGAGGATAAAATCGTTGCATTATGAGATTAGTAACATTTCGAGGATAAAATCGTTGCATTATGAGATTAGTAACATTTCGAGAATAAAATCGTTGCATTATGAGATTAGTAACATTTCGAGGATAAAATCGTTGCATTATGAGATTAGTAACATTTCGAGAATAAAATCGTTGCATTATGAGATTAGTAACATTTCGAGGATAAAATCGTTGCATTATGAGATTAGTAACATTTCGAGAATAAAATCGTTGCATTATGAGATTAGTAACATTTCGAGGATAAAATCGTTGCATTATGAGATTAGTAACATTTCGAGGATAAAATTGTTGCATTATGAGATTAGTAACATTTCGAGAATAAAATCGTTGCATTATGAGATTAGTAACATTTCGAGGATAAAATCGTTGCATTATGAGATTAGTAACATTTCGAGGATAAAatcgtagcattatgagattagtaACATTTCGAGAATAAAATCGTTGCATTATGAGATTAGTAACATTTCGAGGATAAAATCGTTGCATTATGAGATTAGTAACATTTCGAGAATAAAATCGTTGCATTATGAGATTAGTAACATTTCGAGGATAAAatcgtagcattatgagattagtaACATTTCGAGAATAAAATCGTTGCATTATGAGATTAGTAACATTTCGAGGATAGTCAAAATTTCAAGAATGAAGTCGAagcattttgagaataaagtcgaaatttcaagattaaagtaaacatttcaaaaagtCAATATCTATTAGTTCATATCTGACTTTCAGAAATACGATCAGGTTAATCTCAGGCACTTACTGATTAATCAAAACTTGTttgatttatacaaaataaaattaaagttcaAGTAAGTCATTGTTTAGTGAGGGATTGACAGTTATCTCACATTTGGGTATTTTTTTAATCGCCTTCTGAAATTCAACATGAAGAAACACTTGGAATATTTCTAATAAATGACAGATTTTGCTTTCACAAAGTATTTAAATGATTTGAAATATACCCCTATTTATTTAATAGCAATGttgtgataaaaaaaagaagctaactatgattttcctctttaaaagagtgagtttaatattttatttattatattaagacACATATGGTTTGGGCGCATTGTTGGAATGACCCAACCAATTTCAGGCTTTTCATTATAACGACGTCACCATTTGATGAACTGATATTTTGTATCATTTAATGCAGCGGATGTTAGGTCATTGATCCTACCAGGAACATATGAAGGGAAGATCTGTCATTTGGGATCGTCTCTGAAGAATTTTGTGCGTTTGAAAACATTGGATCTTTCTCATAATGCACTGATCACCGTTCAGGTAAATCAACATGTCAATATTCAGTTTCCTGACCAGAAAGCATTTTTTGTAGCACTTTCTAATAACTTTCTTTACTCATTAAGCCATTGATATCAAATAATGAGTTGAATAAACTGACAATAAGTCTCATGACATCTCTATTTGACTGTGCATTCATTAATTTATCAAAAATGTACCCtagtaacaataactgtagtaACCGTGGTATTTTGGGATCAAATATCTGTTTGTTGATGTAGGGGATTGAGCATCTGGAGACGCTAGAGAAACTCAATCTGTACTACAACAGACTGGCATCACTACAAGACGTCTTTTCTCTGCACAAGCTGCAGAATCTGAACGAACTGGACTTGAGATTGAATCCTGTAGTTCAGAGACACCCTCACTACCGTCTGTACTTGATCCACGCTATGACCAAAGTCCGCAAAATTGGTTCGTTATCTTTCTGcttttatatatattcttatttgGTTAATTCAGGGATGTCACGTGTGAAAGACTCGCACAAACTTCACAATGGGAACGGGTTGGCGTGGTAGTGTAGCGTCACCTCAAGAgtgaaggtgcgtacacactgacAGCGACATCGCgtgcgactccatcccattcattttcaatgagagcacagcgacttccggcgacactaGCTGACGCGACCGTTGgagactagatgtgggcgtgtccagagacgtgacaaagttgagacaagttcaactttattcaaatgaagagcgacttacggaagcgacagccaataggagaaaagacgggagagctcacgtgatccttctctatctctatctctctctctctctctctctctctctctctctctctctctcctcctgcagtaacggaaagatggatgaaaggctaattcttgctgttagcaattttccagtgctctatgatatggatatggtatatccagccgcaccagcggtactcgccgtgctgactatGAATGGTTTTGTgaacccagacagaccggcgtttgcattttcgccgcagataaacagccgctatggcaaacagcacgccttgtttctcgttcatctttgatctaaagcattttatgtactgattccatttatattgagtcttttccctccaaaatatttgtttttagcgccaagaaaagcgattcgctgtcaacagcaatggaatgacacccgtgaatgtcatttataaacgttactaggcaaccagtagtgggaacgcccactagcgacttcaccgccagccactggcgacctgcagcgacaaagtcgctggctgTGTGAACCTAGCTTAAGACATGCGGGACTTTTGCTTATACTCCTGAATCTGTGAGCGCCGAGTGTCGTGCGTCATTGAAAAAGGTTTTCTGATGATGCGGGCTTTAACATGCATGTACTGGAACGCTGCACACTTAAGTGTTTATCTGTTCTGCTGTAGCTAAAACTAATACTGTAGTATGAATACATCATACCGATGTAATAGGCTAAATCAACGTAAATGTGTTTaagcataatttatttattttaatctcaAATCATTCAGCGGACCAGATTGGTCTGGATTAGTCGACCATTAATGGATTTTGCCGATTGCTAAGCTAGTGGAAAAggccgataactgattaatcggctgATTGTTTTTAAAATCGGTTTATTAAATGTTCAAAAGTTTCTTGGTCTTTCATTACCGTGACTAAGAGTCTAAAATGAATAAAGTCCAAGATGCTGTTTTTATTGTACAACCAAAATCACCAGAAAAAGAAAAGACGCTTTAGTGCGTAACGCAGCGGCTTTTAACTGTGAATATACCTGAAAtgcaccggggactcttattttgaaatgtcagcgCTCCCAGCTCACACCAAGACataagaaaagcaaaacatacacttatttttttttctgttttgatttcctcctcttcttcttcccaatttgtaacggccaattcccgatgcactccaagtcctcgtggtggcgtagtgacacacctcaatccgggtggcggaggacggatctcagttgcctccgcgtctgagaccatcaatccgcgcatcttatcacgtggcttgttgagcgtgttacaatggagacatagcgcatgttgAGGctttcatgctattctccgcggcatccacgcacaactcgccacgagCTCTTTTGACACAttgtagcgaccacgaggaggttaccccatgtgactctacccaggctccctagcaaccggccaatttggttgcttacaagacctggctggagtcactcagcacgccctggattcaaactcacgactccaggtgtgatagtcacaTGCACTCTTTAATCATCTACAAtgtatcacaatataaacacggTTAAGTAAATATTGTCATATAGGCTAATAAATACAGTATGAGCTGTAGTTCATCATTAGTAGATCACTAGCGTAACATCCCATCATTTACAGTATAATTTAGAGAGTAAAACCCAACACCGAGCGGTACTGCGCGAatctgtctggttctttctcctgaataaatCACATTTCCTAAATAACTGCTGCAGAGTGCGGACACTAATAACTCTGTGCTGATGCGCCAAAAGACCAAAGATTTCTTTATTGCTGAATCCTGTCCTAAAGTATGATTTAACTACGTCCTCCACATCCATCTCTTGCATTAACGAAGCTGCTGGCTCGGCGTTCGTTCTATCGTTGTGGTAATGATGCTCTGTTTAGCCTAATATTGAGATTTTACTTTATTCTAATAATGTTTACTTTATTCTCACAATATTGTGActataatctcaaaatgctaaaaaaaattcttgttattttgactttattctcatatgaaatttttaataataatgctaCGATTTTATTCTcgtttttttactttattctcatatgaagttttaaataataatgcaacaattttatttttgttattttgactttttttcttatacgaaatattaaataataatgctACGATTTTATTCTCGTTATTTTGAACTTATTCTCATATGAAAATTTGTATAATAATGCTACGGTTTTATtctcattatatttaatttattattatacaaaaaaattataattttacaatGATTTTATTCTCGTTATTTTGACTATTCTCATaccaaattttaaataataatgctaCGATTTTATTCTCGTTATTTTACTTAATACGCGAAATATCACGactttattatcaaaatattattccgatttttttatttaatgtggcAATAAATCACCATTGTGGGATCACAGagttaagttaaaaataactttaattttaaaaGCTTATCTCGAAACACCTGCGTTGGGTTTTTAAACGTGATTCCAGTTTAAGTTTCTCCTCCAGCACCGGCCACGGAAAAACATGGAGAAATAAAGCAAACAACCCTCACAAAATAATCACCTGCAACTATCAACTACTCTGAATCCTGTGACTGATAATTACAGTGAATAGACATGAAAATTCAGTCAAATTTTAAAAGTGCAATTTCTCTCAATTAAAGATGATTGTCCTGTGCGCGACCGAGAACGAAAGGCGGCTCTCATGCATTTCTCGTCAGAGGCAAATTTGGACCCTAAACAGGACAGACACGTCTTAACACAAGACGCAGCATGCAGGTAATGAGTTTAAATGGTACAGGATGCATTGACATTGTAAACCACATTATACAGCCACTTGTTACATTTGTAATCTTCCAGAGACTGTTGATTATTGTCACTGTTTTGCAGAAGTAGTGAGCAGAGGATAAAAGCAGTGAAGAGGATGATGAAGACGCTCTCGCTTTTAGAGCACAATGAGGAAGCTGTTCTCAATGATGTGTGCCGGATGAAGCATCAAACTCTCCCCATTCGCTCCGAACATGACGGCAGCCCTCGTCTCTCACTAGGTAAACACACTGATAATAGGTGCACTGCATCATTATGATGATCACACTCCCTGGATATTCTCCACCCTTTAGACGATGTTCAATATTATGGTATGGCATTCATTACTTaacacaatattttattattttattaaacgtACATTGTGAACAATTTTGAGTGATGACGTAAACGAAACGTTGAACCGTTGTTTATGTATTTTCCTCATTGTTGTTCTTGTGTTTAGAAAATCCTTCTGACGTCATGCATTTACTCAATGATTCTGGACGTGAAAGGTCCTCGACACCAAATCAGGTGCATCTTTGTCTATAGAAGATAATAgaaatactgtactgtatgtattagCTACTTACTAGCTAATTTTGCTGTTATTTTGGTTTAGAAATTAATTTTACAATTGATGTTAATTCTAATTGTCTGTCATGTAGGAATCCGTTCTGAAGAACTCGGATCTTAAGAATGGTAATTTCACTTTATctccacaagggggtgatattcTCTTGTTTGACCTTTGATCGTATTTCTTAActtgctaaaatggtactgtctctttaagaataacggtagttaacctgttgatacgcaatcgcccgcatgcggtggtgacgtcactctgcttacatttaatatataatttaccgtctataaatgtaattaatgttaacattatacatcgaaggtcaaagggttcaacattgatatccgatctctgtttcacatagcaatcctccagaaacagtgattgagttatttgtgcaggagtacaaatgaaaacatgcgatatcaaaacgggacttttattatgaaaacatgcgatatcaaaacgggacttttgttatgaaaacaagcgatatcaaaacgggacttttattatgaaaagatgcgatatcaaaacgggacttttattatgaaaagatgcaatatcaaaacgggacttttattatgaaaagatgcaatatcaaaacgggacttttattatgaaaacacgatcagatgaatccagttcaacacacttgggtcaatcgtccatgacaagcgttcattaaaaacatccaatcgcacattttgtccataaaagtgataaatgtgagaaatattgatatattctccattgtttacatgagatctctcctgaaagaattacccttcatcatcgttcttcatcaaactgcaatctgagcagcattcatgttgtaaaactgtttatgatctgatatattagagtctcataaacaaaaccagccgtctccaaagtctatttatacaaatgtggcgtagttttattcataatagtcaagcagtgccgtcagatttagtgtcgtcttgagaggcggagcttaattttactctgaacacttccagagattttacagacatttaaagctgcaggaactcatttattattcgatcatcttcagatttgaaacgaaacttctttagactcgtgactttgaggacattgtatttctgggttgtcttgacacttttattatagtttctttagatgataaaaacatgttcaacacaaaatatttccattactataaacttcagcttctctaactttagtaaataacaacatatattaattctgaaacttgtgaaataaagcccaaagtgtctctttcaaaagagaccacaactgtgtccaaactccaaagggtcccgtaaatacaaccatttcagtTCAGGTGTGTAAttgtcatggtttgtgctcaaaaaagggggcgttcatcaacaggttaaagcTGAAGTGGGTACTTTCTGCGCCAGtgaactgaattgcaaaaatatttgtattataatatattattttgaatcaCACATTTAGGAGTTCCCACTCGACAAGGTGGGCACAAAGTGACTTTTCTCAGTCCGATTGTTGAAAGCTGTCATTCGGTGAATTGCTTGAACCGCGGTACAGTTCGAGGAGAGACTATGTTTACGCCACACCCGACTGCGTGCGCTGCTTCACAAGGTACTTGCAATACAGTCCCATTACTGATGGTCTGCATCATTCAGTTTAAATGAATGATCAATATTGCACATTTGTTTCTCATTGTGTTGCAGAAGACAATTGTGGAAGCATCAAACTGCAAAACAGTCCAAATCCCATTTTGCATCCTCCCAGATTAACCTACAGGAGCAGAGGGACGTCTGATAGAAGTCCTCCTGCACCAGAGCGAGAACGCAAACCCCGTAAGGTCAGTAATGCTGCATGCAATTCAGGTTCTAAACGAATCTTCCTAAAAACACGGGACATTGATTCATTATCATAGTTGATCTGTATCTCAGGGTGCGTACAGGAAACCCATGGAGTTGCTCCTGAGTATGATGGAGGAGTTCTGGTCTGGGATGAAggaaaatcaacaaaaccgaacGTTCCTCAGTAAGTGAGTATCTCTCTCCAGAACCGAGCTAGTATATATACCAGACTAACTAATCCACGCCGTTCTCTCTGTGATGTCCAGTGAACATGGTGAAGATCCTCCGCATGATGGAGAAGGAGGTTGTGGATGGAGAAGAGGAGATCCAGAGTCTTAAAGGAACAGTCAAAGCTCTGAACGCTCGATCCAAACTACAGAAGAAACAACATCGATCTGAGATTGAAGAAATTCAACTTCAGCTTCGACAGGCACAAGAGTCCATAGTAAGAGTTGGGTTTCATTCAGATGTactggcctttatccctctcgagggctaatcagcccaattaggagccgggtgtgcggaatcacgtcCTGGGCCCGCCCTCCcacattctctcaggccggggagcccccggcaggacggttctccgatacgccgtagcttggtcctcggccacttctccaccctctaatggacgtcGGCCACGCCTTcctgggcagatcggaggcagacctccagcccctggtggacggaacgccccgccaagtttttggtggacggtagtggtCTCTTCCGCCCCTGGTAgcagtaaccgctccaggcggttggttgagAGTCCCTCCTtccctcgcggtcggtggccgttccgtcctccggcggatggccgcggctgctctttggggtggatggtagcgcgagaactccactaaggcgcatccctcctccttcctgggtttcggcaccagtctAAAGGgattaagatgggcaaggagtcGTCGAGAACCGGCTCCaaaagacacaacacacacacacacacacacaggtgtcgggcagctgcccgtaaatctctctctctgtcacactgccgtctCTAGAgtacctggccccaccctccgcccacaaccacaaaaattaatttcgactcatcccttcttttctttaaaaaaaagcacatctgttacagtgaggcacttacaatggaagtcaatggggtttattaaaggctcataattttataaaagcacttacatgaattcttctgttaaacaaatgtattatttaagctgtaaagtcgttttagggtttgtggcgttgtgtcgtcatggcaacgaagttgtaacatTGTCTAtatctttccacagatgtggtcagtaagtggttttatgacagtaaaatcatgttaacgcacatattgtttatatcttgtgtctatacttgtgaaacagtattttaatgtttacagattaaaccccattgacttgcattggaagagtctcactggaacctcgatttgtgcttttttgtgtgtgtgtgtgtgtgtgtgtgtgtatgtgtggtataATTAGATAAAATCAGAGATCAGATTACCCACAATGTGTCATCTAAAATAGTATACTAGATTACTGATTACATTTTCAGTTGTGTCagttgtaatcagtaccagattacatttcaaaagtaatctatCCAACACTAGTTACATGTTGTTTTGAATACAGGAAGCTCTTAATGAGCAGTTAAAGACTGTGTTGGAGGAAAACGTGTCTTTACAGAAACAGCTGATCAGAGCTGAAAAGAGTCTTCTCTCCTCTCGACTGAAGAACATGACGAACACAGAGGACAGAGGTGCGTTTATTGCCTCCGTACATTACGTTTTCAAAACGAGATGACGCTTTGATCACGTTTGTGCTTGTTGTTTTTTAGCAGCGCTGTCTGACCCGGAGGAGTTGAACAGGAAGAGACAGACCGGCCACGACGCGAACGAGAGCGCACACGAGCAGCGAGAACACTACAAGTAGGAGTCGTGATCTCAGAACTCGCTAGAACTTTATAAAACTGAGgttataatgtataatgtttgaATCGTGTGTTAACTTTGTTTTGCAGGTCTTTAATTGCCAGAAATGAACGTTTGCTGCAGCAGCTGGAAGCGGATCTGATGAGCTGAGAGAAGATCGCGTTCATCTTTTCATGTAAATTGGCTGTTGAACGTTTCTGCCAGTATTGCAGAGAGGATACAAAAAGCTCGACCCAATagcggggcatgttgtcacaatggTAACTTTCCATTGCTTTGGCTAACACATACTGTTAATTAATTACAACATATTAAAATCTCAAATCTAGCTTTATTATATACGTAGCTGACTCTTGTCTACCCAGTtgctattacaaaaatattggATGTTTTATTTGGAGGATAGATTGCAGAAATATatatccagggcgtgctgagtgaatctcGTTTAGAAAATGAGCATCTGACTCAAAATCTTAAAATGAAGttgacaacttgccccagtctTCATTTGATGTAGTGAAAAGGAAATAATGCAAAACCAggtcgtttttttattttttattcaatacaaTGCTACAAAACACTGACACGTTAAAATCGTTTTTATCATCACCATAAAACATGCATATCAGGATACTGTAGAacattgaaaaatattatttaaaaacattagaCAGCATTTGTTCCTCAATACAGATGGTTAACAACAGTATTTGGCATTAAGcacacaaaacattaaatacGACAGCAAATGTACTTTGTGGTTTATTGTCATAAATAAAAGTCACTTTCTACAGACGAGCATGTATGATAGGAACCACAAGCCACTGTTCATATCTGAAAAATAGATGTTTTGTAGAAGAATATGTCTGTACACTATTCACTCGTCCCTTTAAACCCTCAGATGCATTCGTGTTTTCCTCCATAGAAGTGGACCATTTAATCCATTACAAAGTTCAGGGTTCCCAAACACGCCTTGAAAACACGGACATTTGAGGGAAATTTCAAAtggtgatttccaggcctggaaaagcgTATAAATACTGTAACGCTTGACATTAACATGGCATAAGTTAACGTTAGATTACTGCGAACACAATCACAAATGCGTCTGATTCATTCGCCAATGTGTGAAATTGTGGTGTTTTAAAAATCGTTATCTGGTCTTCACAAGCAACTAGAAAGTTCATGGAAAagttggcaacactttacaa harbors:
- the cep72 gene encoding centrosomal protein of 72 kDa codes for the protein MAVDGLSITEQWIRDKLNLQHSCLADVRSLILPGTYEGKICHLGSSLKNFVRLKTLDLSHNALITVQGIEHLETLEKLNLYYNRLASLQDVFSLHKLQNLNELDLRLNPVVQRHPHYRLYLIHAMTKVRKIDDCPVRDRERKAALMHFSSEANLDPKQDRHVLTQDAACRSSEQRIKAVKRMMKTLSLLEHNEEAVLNDVCRMKHQTLPIRSEHDGSPRLSLENPSDVMHLLNDSGRERSSTPNQESVLKNSDLKNGVPTRQGGHKVTFLSPIVESCHSVNCLNRGTVRGETMFTPHPTACAASQEDNCGSIKLQNSPNPILHPPRLTYRSRGTSDRSPPAPERERKPRKGAYRKPMELLLSMMEEFWSGMKENQQNRTFLMNMVKILRMMEKEVVDGEEEIQSLKGTVKALNARSKLQKKQHRSEIEEIQLQLRQAQESIEALNEQLKTVLEENVSLQKQLIRAEKSLLSSRLKNMTNTEDRAALSDPEELNRKRQTGHDANESAHEQREHYKSLIARNERLLQQLEADLMS